GCGCCCTAGCCCTGGCCTGCACGCCAGACAGGGACCGATGGCCTATGGACAGGCGGACCGGCATCGTTCAAGATCTGGAGGAGTTGCGTTGACTGCGAGCGACGAGACTCAGGCTGCCGCGCGCTACGAAGCGCTGACCGAACGGCTGCGGCAGCTCGTGGAACAACTCGAAAGCGGCGATCTACCCCTGGCCGAAGCGCTGGCACTGTACGAGGAGGGCATGCGGCTGGTCGGCGAATGCCAGCGTCTGCTCGATCAGGCTGAACTACGCGTCCGACAGGCGACGCCCGGCCAACCGGAGCGCGAGCTCAGCGACTGGTCCGAGCCCTAAACGCGGCGCGGCAGCCGGGGGACGGAGCGTCGCAGCAGGACCAGTTGGGGGGACGCCTGGCATGGTTGAAGAACAGCTCCACCGATATCCCCGGCACATCACCTGGCCGATCGAAGTGCTCTGCACGGCGCTAGTCGGCTGGCGCCTGATCGACGTTGCGCGCACCACGCTGCTGCTGCTCTGGCGCGATCACCCGCTGGATAGCTTCGTGCTGGAGCGCATCCCGCGCCTGGCGGAGCTGGTCGCCTGGCTGGAGCGCACCGGTCCGCGCCAGCCCACGCTGCCCGATCTGCTCACCCCGCTGGGCTGGCTTGGCGTTGCCTTGCTGGTCGCGCTCGTGGCGCGCAACGCTTTCCCCCCCGTGCGCGCCAGCCTGCGCGGCCTGCTGGTCTGGTTCGGCA
The sequence above is a segment of the Kallotenue papyrolyticum genome. Coding sequences within it:
- the xseB gene encoding exodeoxyribonuclease VII small subunit, whose amino-acid sequence is MTASDETQAAARYEALTERLRQLVEQLESGDLPLAEALALYEEGMRLVGECQRLLDQAELRVRQATPGQPERELSDWSEP